A stretch of the Ascaphus truei isolate aAscTru1 chromosome 4, aAscTru1.hap1, whole genome shotgun sequence genome encodes the following:
- the SRP72 gene encoding LOW QUALITY PROTEIN: signal recognition particle subunit SRP72 (The sequence of the model RefSeq protein was modified relative to this genomic sequence to represent the inferred CDS: inserted 3 bases in 3 codons; deleted 1 base in 1 codon), translated as MASSGAAAAAGSASLASLWSEVNRSGQNGDFTRALKSVNKILQVAKDDVTALHCKVVCLIQNVSFKEALNVIHSNTKVLTSDVISFEKAYCEYRLNRXENALKTIEAVLQKSEKLKELHGQVLYRXERYEECFXVYRDNIRNSQDDYDEERKTNLSAVVAAMSIWKKTMPEDFDLEENTYELCYNTACTFLGQGKLSEAMQKLQQAEELCRQTISEDTDLTEEDIEAELAIIHGQMAYIMQQQGCIDDALQLYNQIIKLKPRDVGLLAVVANNIITINKDQNVFDSKKKVKLTSADGVEHKLFKNQVQAIEFNKALLSMYTNQAEQCRKLSASLQSQNPEHLLPVLIQAAQLCREKQHSRAIELLQEFAEQHPGNAGQIKLTMAQLKLTQGNVTKACIILRSIKELEHKPGMVSALVTMHSYDEDIDSAIEVFTEAISWYQQYQPNSPTHLSLIREAANFKLKHGRKKEAINDLEQLWKQNSKDIYTLAQLISAYSLVDSDKAKVLSKHLPSSDTMTLKVDVDALENSTGATFIRKKAGKVIGENQLKEQGQGDMKKKKKKKKGKLSKNYDPKVTPDPERWLPMRERSCYRGKKKGKKKEQIGKGTQGATSAASSELDASKTASSPPTSPRPGVAAAGASSSSSTNVIPPRHQKPVGAAGTKKKQQQKKKKGGGKGGW; from the exons ATGGCGAGCTCTGGCGCAGCAGCTGCTGCAGGATCTGCCTCGCTGGCTTCTCTGTGGAGCGAAGTGAACCGATCCGGACAAAACGGAGACTTCACCCGGGCACTGAAATCCGTAAACAAGATATTACAGGTCGCTAAGGATGACGTCACTGCACTGCATTGTAAAGTAGTATGTCTTATCCAGAACGTAAGTTTTAAGGAAGCCCTTAATGTAATTCACAGCAACACAAAAGTGTTAACAAGTGATGTCATCTCATTTGAAAAGGCATACTGCGAGTACAGGTTGAACA ATGAAAATGCTTTGAAGACCATAGAAGCTGTTTTGCAGAAATCGGAAAAACTGAAGGAACTCCATGGACAAGTTTTGTATC TTGAACGGTATGAAGAATGCT TTGTTTACCGGGATAACATTCGTAACTCTCAAGATGATTATGATGAAGAGAGAAAAACAAACTTGTCTGCGGTGGTGGCTGCAATGAGTATCTGGAAGAAGACAATGCCAGAGGATTTTGACTTGGAGGAAAAC ACCTATGAACTTTGCTATAATACTGCCTGCACTTTTCTAGGTCAAGGCAAGCTGAGTGAGGCAATGCAAAAGCTGCAACAAGCTGAGGAACTTTGCAGACAGACTATTTCAGAGGACACAGATTTGACAGAAGAAGACATAGAAGCAGAGTTGGCCATAATTCATGGCCAGATGGCATATATAATGCAGCAACAAGGGTGCATAGATGATGCTCTTCAACTTTACAATCAAATCATTAAGCTAAAGCCAAGAGATGTTGGATTGCTGGCTGTTGTGGCAAACAACATCATAACCATAAACAAGGACCAAAATGTGTTTGACTCCAAGAAAAAGGTGAAGCTTACTAGTGCTGATGGAGTGGAGCATAAACTGTTCAAGAATCAAGTCCAGGCCATTGAATTTAACAAGGCTCTGCTCTCCATGTATACAAACCAGGCAGAGCAGTGTCGAAAACTGTCTGCCAGTTTACAGTCACAAAATCCAGAGCATCTGCTGCCTGTGCTCATTCAAGCTGCCCAGCTTTGCCGTGAGAAACAACATTCAAGAGCCATAGAGCTTCTTCAGGAGTTTGCCGAACAGCATCCTGGTAACGCAGGTCAAATAAAGTTAACGATGGCACAACTGAAACTCACCCAGGGAAATGTAACAAAGGCCTGTATAATCCTCAGAAGTATTAAAGAACTCGAACATAAACCGGGCATGGTGTCGGCCCTGGTCACTATGCATAGCTATGATGAAGATATTGACAGTGCGATTGAGGTATTCACTGAAGCGATCAGTTGGTATCAGCAATATCAACCAAACTCTCCAACACACTTGTCCTTAATACGAGAGGCTGCAAACTTCAAATTGAAACATGGACGGAAAAAGGAAGCCATCAATGATCTTGAACAGTTATGGAAACAAAATTCTAAAGACATTTACACTTTGGCTCAACTCATCTCGGCTTACTCGCTTGTAGATTCAGATAAAGCAAAAGTTCTTAGTAAACATTTGCCGTCTTCTGACACTATGACCTTGAAAGTGGACGTAGACGCCTTGGAAAATTCCACTGGAGCTACATTTATTCGTAAAAAAGCTGGAAAAGTGATTGGAGAAAATCAATTAAAAGAACAAGGGCAAGGGgacatgaaaaagaaaaagaagaaaaagaaaggaaaacTATCCAAGAATTATGACCCTAAAGTTACCCCGGATCCAGAACGGTGGTTGCCGATGCGGGAACGCTCGTGTTATCGAGGGAagaaaaaggggaaaaagaaGGAACAGATCGGCAAAGGAACCCAGGGAGCCACATCCGCTGCATCATCTGAATTGGATGCTAGTAAAACAGCAAGCAGCCCTCCCACATCCCCACGACCAGGGGTGGCAGCAGCTGGAGCATCTTCCTCCTCTTCCACTAATGTAATTCCCCCCAGGCATCAAAAACCAGTGGGAGCAGCAGGCACAAAGAAGAAgcagcaacaaaagaaaaagaaaggaggagggaaaggtggtTGGTGA